A part of Sinorhizobium chiapasense genomic DNA contains:
- the lpdA gene encoding dihydrolipoyl dehydrogenase, with amino-acid sequence MAENYDVIVIGSGPGGYVTAIRSAQLGLKTAIVEREHLGGICLNWGCIPTKALLRSAEILDHANHAKNYGLTLEGKMTANVKEVVGRSRAVSARLTGGVAFLMKKNKVDVIWGEAKLTKPGEIVVGAPSKPAVQPQNPVPKGVKGEGTYTAKHIIIATGARPRALPGIEPDGKLIWTYFEAMKPEEMPKTMLVMGSGAIGIEFASFYKSMGVDVTVVELLSQVMPVEDAEISAFARKQLEKRGMKIFTDAKVTKVEKGANDVTAHVETKDGKVTQIKADRLISAVGVQGNIENLGLEALGVETSRGCIVTDGYGKTNVAGIYAIGDVAGPPMLAHKAEHEGVICVEKIAGVPGVHALDKNKIPGCTYCDPQVASVGLTEAKAKELGREIRVGRFSFGANGKAIALGEDQGLVKTIFDKKTGELLGAHMVGAEVTELIQGFVVAMNLETTEEELMHTIFPHPTLSEMMKESVLDAYGRVLNA; translated from the coding sequence ATGGCTGAGAATTACGACGTCATCGTTATCGGTTCGGGTCCGGGGGGCTATGTCACTGCCATCCGTTCGGCGCAGCTTGGCTTGAAGACGGCGATCGTCGAGCGCGAGCACCTCGGCGGCATTTGCCTGAATTGGGGTTGCATCCCGACCAAGGCACTCTTGCGCTCGGCCGAAATTCTCGACCATGCCAACCATGCCAAGAACTACGGCCTGACGCTCGAAGGCAAGATGACCGCCAACGTCAAGGAGGTCGTCGGCCGGTCGCGCGCCGTCTCTGCGCGGTTAACCGGCGGCGTCGCCTTCCTCATGAAGAAGAACAAGGTCGATGTGATCTGGGGCGAGGCGAAGCTCACCAAACCCGGCGAGATCGTCGTCGGTGCGCCCTCGAAGCCGGCGGTCCAGCCGCAAAATCCGGTTCCGAAAGGCGTCAAGGGCGAAGGCACCTATACGGCCAAGCACATCATCATTGCGACCGGCGCCCGGCCGCGCGCACTTCCCGGCATCGAGCCGGACGGCAAGCTGATCTGGACCTATTTCGAGGCGATGAAGCCCGAGGAGATGCCGAAGACTATGCTGGTCATGGGCTCCGGCGCGATCGGCATCGAGTTTGCAAGCTTCTACAAGTCGATGGGCGTTGACGTCACCGTCGTCGAGCTCTTGTCGCAGGTCATGCCCGTCGAGGATGCGGAGATTTCCGCCTTCGCCCGCAAGCAGCTCGAAAAACGCGGCATGAAGATCTTCACCGATGCCAAGGTGACGAAGGTCGAGAAGGGCGCGAACGACGTGACCGCGCATGTCGAAACAAAGGACGGCAAGGTCACGCAGATCAAGGCGGATCGCTTGATTTCTGCCGTCGGCGTCCAGGGCAATATCGAAAACTTGGGCCTCGAGGCGCTGGGCGTCGAGACCAGCCGCGGCTGCATCGTCACCGACGGCTACGGCAAAACCAATGTTGCCGGGATCTATGCGATCGGCGACGTCGCCGGGCCGCCGATGCTGGCACATAAGGCCGAACATGAGGGTGTGATCTGCGTCGAGAAGATCGCCGGCGTGCCGGGCGTTCATGCGCTCGACAAGAACAAGATCCCGGGCTGCACCTACTGCGACCCGCAGGTTGCCTCCGTGGGCCTCACCGAGGCGAAGGCCAAGGAACTCGGCCGCGAGATTCGCGTCGGCCGCTTCAGCTTCGGTGCCAACGGCAAGGCGATCGCGCTCGGCGAGGATCAGGGTCTGGTCAAGACGATCTTCGACAAGAAGACCGGCGAGCTTTTGGGTGCGCACATGGTCGGCGCCGAGGTGACCGAACTCATCCAGGGCTTCGTCGTTGCCATGAACCTGGAGACGACCGAGGAAGAGCTGATGCACACGATCTTCCCGCATCCGACTCTCTCGGAGATGATGAAGGAAAGCGTGCTCGACGCCTACGGCCGGGTATTGAACGCCTGA
- a CDS encoding FtsB family cell division protein → MWTRHHKKRRLGRLVVPVMAVAFLSYFGYHSIHGGYGLRATEEFDRQIAVRQARLDELTHQRKILEKEVQLMSDGSLERDMLDEKARLALNMSRSDEIVIFHREQN, encoded by the coding sequence ATGTGGACACGGCATCACAAGAAACGGAGATTGGGGCGGCTGGTTGTGCCGGTCATGGCGGTCGCCTTTCTTTCCTATTTCGGCTATCATTCGATCCATGGAGGCTACGGCCTGAGGGCGACGGAGGAGTTCGACCGCCAGATTGCCGTGCGGCAAGCCCGATTGGATGAGCTCACTCATCAGCGAAAAATCCTGGAAAAGGAGGTCCAGCTGATGAGCGACGGTTCGCTGGAACGAGACATGCTGGATGAGAAGGCTCGCCTCGCGCTCAACATGTCGCGGAGCGACGAGATCGTTATTTTTCATCGCGAACAAAATTAA
- a CDS encoding pyruvate dehydrogenase complex dihydrolipoamide acetyltransferase has translation MPINITMPALSPTMEEGNLAKWLVKEGDKVKSGDVIAEIETDKATMEVEAVDEGTVAKIVVPAGTDGVKVNALIAVLAADGEDVATAAKGNGAAAPAPAAKAEEPAPAAPAAAPAPAAAQPAVSPAPAPAAADGKRVFSSPLARRLAKEAGIDLSAIAGSGPYGRVVKKDVEAAVVGGGAKPAAAPAEAAAPAPAALAKGMSEDAVLKLFEPGSYELVPHDGMRKTIAKRLQESKQTIPHFYVSIDCELDALLALRAQLNAAAPEKDGKSVYKLSVNDMVIKALALALRDVPDANVSWTDSNMVKHKHADVGVAVSIPGGLITPIIRQAELKSLSAISNEMKDFGKRAKERKLKPEEYQGGTTAVSNMGMMGVKNFAAVVNPPHATILAVGAGEERVVVKNKEMVVANMMTVTLSTDHRCVDGALGAELLAAFKRYIENPMGMLV, from the coding sequence ATGCCAATCAACATCACGATGCCTGCCCTCTCTCCGACTATGGAAGAAGGCAATCTGGCCAAGTGGCTGGTCAAGGAAGGCGACAAGGTCAAGTCCGGCGATGTCATTGCCGAGATCGAAACCGACAAGGCGACCATGGAAGTGGAAGCCGTCGATGAAGGCACGGTTGCCAAGATCGTCGTGCCGGCTGGCACGGATGGCGTCAAGGTCAACGCCCTGATCGCCGTTCTGGCCGCCGATGGCGAGGACGTGGCGACGGCCGCGAAGGGCAATGGCGCGGCCGCGCCGGCACCCGCAGCAAAAGCCGAAGAACCAGCTCCGGCAGCACCAGCAGCTGCGCCGGCACCGGCCGCGGCACAGCCGGCAGTATCGCCCGCCCCCGCCCCCGCCGCAGCCGATGGCAAGCGGGTCTTCTCTTCGCCGCTGGCGCGCCGCCTTGCCAAGGAAGCGGGCATCGACCTCTCGGCAATCGCCGGGTCCGGCCCGTATGGCCGCGTCGTCAAGAAGGACGTCGAGGCCGCCGTCGTCGGCGGCGGCGCCAAACCGGCCGCAGCGCCCGCGGAAGCGGCTGCACCCGCTCCGGCGGCGCTCGCCAAGGGCATGTCCGAGGATGCCGTGCTCAAGCTCTTCGAGCCGGGTTCCTACGAACTCGTCCCGCATGACGGCATGCGCAAGACCATTGCCAAGCGCCTGCAGGAATCGAAGCAGACAATCCCGCATTTCTATGTTTCGATCGATTGCGAGCTCGACGCCCTACTTGCGCTTCGCGCACAGCTGAATGCCGCTGCTCCGGAGAAGGATGGCAAGTCCGTCTACAAGCTCTCGGTCAACGACATGGTGATCAAGGCGCTGGCGCTGGCGCTGCGCGACGTTCCGGACGCCAACGTCTCCTGGACCGACTCGAACATGGTCAAGCACAAGCACGCCGATGTCGGAGTTGCGGTCTCGATCCCCGGCGGTTTGATCACGCCGATCATCCGCCAGGCAGAGTTGAAGAGCCTTTCGGCCATCTCCAACGAGATGAAGGACTTCGGCAAGCGCGCCAAGGAGCGCAAGCTGAAGCCGGAAGAATACCAGGGCGGCACAACGGCCGTCTCCAACATGGGCATGATGGGCGTCAAGAACTTCGCCGCCGTCGTCAACCCGCCGCATGCGACCATCCTCGCGGTCGGTGCCGGCGAGGAGCGCGTCGTCGTCAAGAACAAGGAAATGGTCGTCGCCAACATGATGACCGTGACGCTCTCCACCGACCATCGCTGCGTCGATGGCGCGCTCGGCGCCGAGCTGCTCGCCGCCTTCAAGCGCTACATCGAAAACCCGATGGGCATGCTGGTCTGA
- a CDS encoding P-loop NTPase family protein, with amino-acid sequence MTDTTRVASILSDAKRVLVIGCSGGGKTTLARRLSEHCDLPFVSMDREFFWLPGWTSRAREEQRNLIAAKVAEARWVMDGTNPSTFDLRLPRADVVLWVRMPRLLCLIGVTRRWLKWRGAARPEMAEGCPERVSWEFVRYIWTFERKSVPRIEEGLQEHGPGVPVLQIRSRAQMRALLELLAARA; translated from the coding sequence ATGACGGACACGACGCGAGTTGCATCGATTCTCTCGGACGCAAAACGTGTGTTGGTCATTGGCTGCTCGGGCGGTGGCAAGACGACACTTGCCCGCCGGCTGTCGGAACACTGTGACCTCCCTTTTGTTTCGATGGACAGAGAATTCTTTTGGCTGCCGGGATGGACTTCCAGAGCGCGGGAGGAACAAAGAAACCTCATCGCCGCCAAGGTCGCTGAAGCGCGGTGGGTGATGGACGGGACCAATCCGTCGACCTTCGATCTGCGACTGCCTCGCGCCGACGTCGTGCTCTGGGTGAGAATGCCGCGCTTGCTGTGCCTGATAGGTGTGACGCGGCGTTGGCTGAAATGGCGAGGGGCGGCACGGCCGGAAATGGCCGAAGGATGTCCGGAGCGGGTGAGTTGGGAGTTCGTCCGCTACATCTGGACTTTCGAGCGCAAATCCGTTCCACGGATCGAAGAAGGCCTGCAGGAGCACGGACCAGGCGTTCCAGTCCTGCAGATAAGAAGCCGGGCACAAATGCGCGCGCTGCTTGAACTTCTCGCGGCGCGCGCTTAA
- a CDS encoding type II toxin-antitoxin system RatA family toxin encodes MPHFETNHVVKHSADQMFDLVADVERYPQFLPLCEALSVRSRKERDGKVLLLADMTVGYKAIRETFTTQVLLNKAERKIDVNYIDGPFKYLDNEWRFEPTSEKLSIVHFYIDYEFKSRLLGALMGSMFDRAFRMFSEAFEKRADEVYAC; translated from the coding sequence ATGCCGCACTTTGAAACCAACCACGTCGTCAAGCATTCGGCCGACCAGATGTTCGATCTCGTCGCCGACGTCGAGCGCTACCCGCAGTTTCTGCCGCTTTGCGAGGCCTTGAGCGTGCGCTCACGCAAGGAGCGCGATGGCAAGGTATTGCTGCTGGCCGATATGACGGTCGGTTACAAGGCTATCCGCGAGACCTTCACGACTCAGGTTCTGCTCAACAAGGCCGAGCGGAAGATCGACGTCAATTATATCGACGGACCGTTCAAATATCTCGACAACGAGTGGCGCTTCGAACCGACCAGCGAGAAGCTGTCGATCGTGCATTTTTACATCGATTACGAATTCAAGAGCCGGCTTTTGGGCGCCTTGATGGGTTCCATGTTCGACCGGGCGTTCCGCATGTTTTCGGAAGCCTTCGAAAAGCGCGCCGACGAGGTCTACGCTTGCTGA
- a CDS encoding SGNH/GDSL hydrolase family protein, with the protein MKTVLCYGDSLTWGYDASGLGRHALQDRWPSVLQKALGSDVHVIAEGLNGRTTAYDDHLADCDRNGARVLPTVLHSHAPIDLMIFLLGTNDMKPMIHGTAFGAVKGIARLVNLVRRHDWPVEAEEGPDILIVSPPPLCETANSAFAAMYAGAIEQSAMLAPLYRDLADELDCGFFDAGSVAQTTPLDGVHLDADNTRAIGRGLEPVVRMMLGL; encoded by the coding sequence ATGAAGACAGTCCTTTGCTATGGTGACAGTCTGACCTGGGGCTATGACGCGAGCGGCCTCGGCCGGCACGCGTTGCAGGATCGCTGGCCGAGCGTGCTGCAAAAGGCGCTTGGTTCGGACGTGCACGTGATCGCGGAAGGGCTGAACGGCCGCACGACAGCCTATGACGATCATCTCGCGGATTGCGACCGCAACGGGGCCCGCGTCCTGCCGACCGTGCTCCACAGCCACGCGCCCATCGATCTCATGATCTTTTTACTTGGCACCAACGACATGAAGCCGATGATCCACGGCACGGCCTTCGGTGCTGTCAAAGGGATCGCGCGCCTCGTCAATCTCGTCCGGCGGCACGACTGGCCGGTGGAGGCCGAGGAGGGGCCGGACATCCTCATCGTCTCGCCGCCGCCGCTTTGCGAAACCGCGAACAGCGCCTTCGCAGCAATGTATGCGGGCGCTATCGAGCAGTCGGCGATGCTGGCGCCGCTTTACCGCGATCTCGCCGACGAGCTCGATTGCGGCTTTTTCGATGCCGGCTCCGTGGCACAGACCACGCCGCTCGATGGCGTGCATCTCGACGCCGACAACACCCGCGCGATCGGCCGGGGATTGGAACCGGTCGTGCGGATGATGCTCGGGCTCTGA
- a CDS encoding CinA family protein, giving the protein MWPADIEQKAREIVTDLTARNLKVATAESCTGGLIAGALTEIAGSSLVVDRGFVTYSNDAKIQMLGIELATLAAHGAVSRETAIEMARGAVFHSGADVAVAVTGIAGPGGGSVEKPVGLVHLAAASRKGATLHREMRYGEVGRDVVRLATVRTALELLADISQQA; this is encoded by the coding sequence ATGTGGCCAGCCGATATAGAACAGAAAGCGCGGGAGATCGTCACGGATCTTACCGCACGCAACCTGAAGGTCGCGACGGCGGAGTCCTGCACGGGCGGTCTGATTGCGGGTGCGTTGACGGAAATTGCCGGCTCGTCGCTCGTCGTCGACCGTGGTTTCGTCACTTATTCCAACGACGCCAAGATACAGATGCTCGGGATCGAACTCGCGACGCTTGCCGCCCACGGCGCCGTCTCGCGCGAGACGGCTATCGAAATGGCACGCGGCGCAGTCTTCCATTCAGGGGCGGATGTTGCTGTCGCCGTGACGGGGATCGCCGGCCCCGGTGGTGGCTCGGTGGAGAAACCGGTAGGGCTCGTGCACCTGGCCGCGGCGAGCCGGAAAGGCGCGACGCTTCACCGCGAGATGCGCTATGGCGAGGTCGGCCGCGACGTGGTTCGACTGGCAACCGTCAGAACCGCACTCGAGCTCCTCGCAGACATCTCTCAGCAAGCGTAG
- the pdhA gene encoding pyruvate dehydrogenase (acetyl-transferring) E1 component subunit alpha, whose translation MAPRKTASVSSRKTAAKSAKRDFAGGTIAEFSKEDDLKAYREMLLIRRFEEKAGQLYGMGFIGGFCHLYIGQEAVVVGMQLALKEGDQVITGYRDHGHMLACGMSARGVMAELTGRRGGLSKGKGGSMHMFSKEKHFYGGHGIVGAQVSLGTGLAFANKYRGNDNVSLAYFGDGAANQGQVYESFNMAALWKLPVIYIVENNRYAMGTSVSRASAQTDFSQRGASFGIPGYQVDGMDVRAVKAAADEAVQHCRSGKGPIILEMLTYRYRGHSMSDPAKYRSKDEVQKMRSEHDPIEQVKARLTEKGWATEDELKQIDKDVRDIVADSADFAQSDPEPDASELYTDILL comes from the coding sequence ATGGCTCCGCGAAAAACCGCGTCCGTCTCCAGCCGCAAGACCGCTGCCAAGTCCGCAAAAAGGGACTTCGCCGGCGGCACGATCGCCGAATTCTCCAAGGAAGATGATCTCAAAGCCTACCGCGAAATGCTGTTGATCCGGCGTTTCGAGGAAAAGGCCGGCCAGCTTTACGGCATGGGCTTCATCGGCGGCTTCTGTCACCTCTATATCGGCCAGGAAGCCGTCGTGGTCGGCATGCAACTGGCGCTCAAGGAAGGTGATCAGGTCATCACCGGTTACCGTGATCACGGCCACATGCTCGCCTGCGGGATGAGCGCACGCGGCGTGATGGCGGAACTGACCGGCCGTCGCGGCGGCCTTTCCAAGGGGAAAGGCGGCTCGATGCACATGTTCTCCAAGGAAAAGCATTTTTATGGTGGCCACGGCATCGTCGGCGCGCAGGTGTCGCTCGGCACGGGCCTTGCCTTCGCAAACAAGTACCGCGGCAACGACAATGTCAGTCTCGCCTATTTCGGCGACGGTGCTGCCAACCAGGGCCAGGTCTACGAGAGCTTCAACATGGCTGCTCTCTGGAAGTTGCCGGTGATCTACATCGTCGAAAACAACCGTTACGCCATGGGAACGTCCGTGTCCCGTGCATCGGCGCAGACCGATTTCTCGCAGCGCGGCGCCTCCTTCGGGATTCCCGGTTATCAGGTGGACGGCATGGATGTTCGCGCCGTCAAGGCGGCAGCCGACGAAGCGGTTCAACATTGCCGTTCCGGCAAAGGTCCGATCATCCTCGAGATGCTGACCTATCGCTATCGCGGCCACTCGATGTCCGACCCGGCGAAGTACCGGTCGAAGGACGAAGTGCAGAAGATGCGCTCCGAGCATGACCCGATCGAGCAGGTAAAGGCCCGGCTTACGGAAAAGGGCTGGGCGACCGAGGACGAACTGAAGCAGATCGACAAGGATGTTCGCGACATCGTTGCGGACAGTGCCGATTTCGCCCAGTCTGATCCGGAGCCGGATGCGTCCGAGCTCTACACCGACATCCTGCTTTGA
- a CDS encoding GNAT family N-acetyltransferase has protein sequence MTAGVTLRPARRSEAAELAVLIDIASHGFAAWLWYGGVLRGVAETAFEHGRNKLREDVGRGTWCDAIVAEVEDEIAGVAVSYAIDPSVHEIEAKHQVLVPLLALQKQVVGHWFIDSLGVYKHRRGRGIGRALLEHEIARAGSAPVSLITESHNERAQALYRINGFEEVVRIEAVPLFEDSRKHDWVLFTRKVA, from the coding sequence ATGACGGCTGGCGTGACCCTCAGGCCGGCAAGGCGAAGCGAGGCAGCGGAGCTCGCCGTCCTGATTGACATCGCCTCGCACGGATTTGCCGCGTGGCTCTGGTATGGCGGTGTTTTGCGCGGCGTTGCCGAGACGGCGTTCGAACACGGACGCAACAAGCTTCGCGAAGATGTGGGGCGGGGCACATGGTGCGACGCGATCGTTGCCGAAGTTGAGGACGAAATCGCGGGTGTAGCCGTCTCCTACGCAATCGACCCGTCCGTCCACGAAATCGAGGCGAAACATCAGGTGCTCGTCCCGCTGCTTGCTCTGCAGAAGCAGGTTGTCGGCCATTGGTTCATCGATAGCCTCGGGGTCTACAAGCATCGCCGCGGCCGGGGAATCGGCCGCGCATTGCTGGAACATGAGATTGCCCGCGCCGGATCGGCGCCGGTGAGCCTGATCACCGAAAGCCACAATGAAAGGGCTCAGGCGCTTTACAGGATCAACGGCTTCGAGGAGGTGGTGCGCATTGAAGCCGTGCCGCTTTTCGAAGACAGCAGGAAACACGACTGGGTGCTTTTCACCCGAAAGGTCGCTTGA
- a CDS encoding GlsB/YeaQ/YmgE family stress response membrane protein, producing the protein MSVNGVGILAAIIIGGLAGWLAERFMNSQMGLFANIILGIIGAVVLNFILAAFGMAYTGWLAYLVIGFIGACLLIAAGRAVRR; encoded by the coding sequence ATGAGCGTGAACGGCGTGGGTATTCTGGCGGCGATCATCATCGGCGGGCTGGCGGGTTGGCTTGCGGAGAGATTTATGAACAGTCAGATGGGACTGTTCGCCAATATTATTCTCGGCATCATCGGCGCGGTCGTCCTGAACTTCATCCTGGCCGCCTTCGGCATGGCCTATACGGGCTGGCTCGCCTATTTGGTCATCGGCTTCATCGGCGCCTGCCTGTTGATTGCCGCTGGGCGCGCCGTCCGAAGGTAG
- a CDS encoding pyruvate dehydrogenase complex E1 component subunit beta: MPVEILMPALSPTMEEGTLSKWLKNEGDKVSSGDVIAEIETDKATMEVEAVDEGTIGKLLIAAGTEGVKVNTPIAVLLQDGEAAGDIATAKAEAPKPAVNEAPAAAPAPAPIAAQPKAEIPADPAIPAGTEMVSMTVREALRDAMAEEMRASDDVFVMGEEVAEYQGAYKITQGLLQEFGPRRVVDTPITEHGFAGVGVGAAMTGLRPIVEFMTFNFAMQAIDQIINSAAKTLYMSGGQMGAPIVFRGPSGAAARVAAQHSQCYAAWYSHIPGLKVVMPYTAADAKGLLKAAIRDPNPVIFLENEILYGHSFEVPKLDDFVLPIGKARIHRFGKDATIVSFGIGMTYAVKAAAELEAQGIDVELIDLRTIRPMDLPTVIESVKKTGRLVTVEEGYPQSSVGTEIATRVMQQAFDYLDAPILTIAGKDVPMPYAANLEKLALPSVAEVVDAVKSVCYK; the protein is encoded by the coding sequence ATGCCAGTAGAAATTCTCATGCCCGCCCTTTCCCCGACGATGGAGGAAGGCACGCTCTCCAAATGGCTGAAGAACGAGGGGGACAAGGTGTCCTCGGGCGACGTCATTGCCGAGATCGAGACCGACAAGGCGACCATGGAAGTGGAAGCGGTCGATGAGGGCACGATCGGCAAGCTCCTGATCGCCGCCGGCACCGAAGGCGTGAAGGTCAATACGCCGATCGCCGTGCTGCTGCAGGATGGCGAGGCTGCCGGCGACATTGCAACGGCGAAGGCCGAGGCGCCGAAGCCGGCTGTGAATGAAGCGCCCGCCGCGGCGCCAGCCCCGGCCCCTATTGCCGCTCAGCCGAAGGCGGAAATTCCTGCCGACCCGGCGATCCCCGCGGGAACGGAAATGGTGTCGATGACGGTGCGCGAGGCGCTTCGCGATGCGATGGCCGAGGAGATGCGCGCCAGTGACGACGTCTTCGTCATGGGTGAGGAAGTCGCCGAATACCAGGGCGCTTACAAGATCACCCAGGGTCTGCTGCAGGAGTTCGGCCCGCGTCGCGTGGTCGACACCCCGATCACCGAACATGGTTTTGCCGGCGTCGGCGTCGGCGCGGCAATGACGGGCCTGCGGCCGATCGTCGAGTTCATGACCTTCAACTTCGCCATGCAGGCGATCGACCAGATCATCAACTCGGCTGCCAAGACGCTCTATATGTCGGGCGGGCAGATGGGCGCGCCGATCGTCTTCCGCGGCCCGAGCGGTGCGGCAGCCCGCGTCGCCGCACAGCACTCGCAGTGCTATGCCGCCTGGTACAGCCACATCCCGGGCCTCAAGGTCGTCATGCCGTACACGGCCGCTGACGCGAAAGGCCTCTTGAAGGCGGCGATCCGCGATCCGAACCCGGTGATTTTCCTCGAAAACGAAATCCTTTACGGTCACTCGTTCGAGGTCCCGAAGCTCGATGATTTCGTGCTGCCGATCGGCAAGGCCCGCATTCATCGCTTCGGCAAGGACGCAACCATCGTTTCCTTCGGCATCGGCATGACCTATGCGGTCAAGGCAGCGGCCGAGCTCGAAGCGCAGGGCATCGACGTCGAGCTCATCGACCTTCGCACGATCCGCCCGATGGATCTTCCGACAGTGATCGAGTCAGTGAAGAAGACCGGCCGTTTGGTCACCGTGGAAGAGGGCTACCCGCAGTCCTCGGTCGGCACTGAAATCGCCACCCGCGTCATGCAGCAGGCCTTCGACTATCTCGATGCGCCGATCTTGACGATCGCCGGCAAGGATGTGCCGATGCCCTATGCCGCAAACCTCGAAAAGCTGGCACTGCCAAGTGTCGCCGAGGTCGTCGATGCCGTGAAATCCGTTTGCTACAAATAA
- the lipA gene encoding lipoyl synthase, translating to MVTLFDAVSDRAQRVRHPEKAHKPDTEVLRKPDWIRVKAPMSKGYMETRSIVKGNNLVTVCEEAGCPNIGECWDKKHATFMIMGEICTRACAFCNVSTGKPNALDMEEPANIAKAVKQMGLSHVVITSVDRDDLDDGGAEHFEKVIFAIREASPETTIEILTPDFLRKPGALERVVAAKPDVFNHNLETVASNYLTVRPGARYFHSMRLLQRVKELDPSMFTKSGIMVGLGEERNEVLQLMDDLRTADVDFLTIGQYLQPTRKHHKVEKFVTPEEFKSYETVAYTKGFLMVSSSPLTRSSHHAGDDFARLRAAREKKLLAEAE from the coding sequence ATGGTAACGCTTTTCGATGCTGTTTCGGATCGGGCGCAACGCGTCCGTCACCCGGAAAAGGCGCACAAGCCCGACACGGAAGTCCTGCGCAAGCCGGATTGGATCCGCGTTAAGGCGCCGATGTCGAAGGGATACATGGAAACCCGTTCGATCGTGAAGGGCAACAACCTCGTCACCGTCTGCGAGGAAGCTGGCTGCCCGAACATCGGCGAATGTTGGGATAAGAAACACGCGACCTTCATGATCATGGGCGAGATCTGCACGCGCGCCTGTGCTTTCTGCAACGTCTCGACCGGCAAGCCGAATGCGCTCGACATGGAGGAGCCCGCCAACATCGCCAAGGCGGTCAAGCAGATGGGGCTCAGCCACGTCGTCATCACCTCCGTCGACCGCGACGATCTCGATGACGGTGGCGCCGAACACTTTGAAAAGGTTATCTTTGCGATCCGCGAGGCCTCTCCGGAAACGACCATCGAGATCCTGACTCCCGACTTTCTGCGCAAACCCGGCGCGCTGGAGCGCGTGGTCGCCGCCAAGCCAGACGTGTTCAATCACAATCTCGAAACGGTCGCCTCGAACTATCTGACCGTCCGTCCGGGCGCCCGCTATTTCCATTCGATGCGGCTCTTGCAGCGCGTGAAGGAACTGGATCCGTCCATGTTCACCAAGTCCGGCATCATGGTCGGCCTCGGCGAGGAACGGAACGAGGTGCTGCAATTGATGGACGATTTGCGCACCGCCGACGTCGACTTCCTGACGATCGGCCAGTACCTGCAGCCGACCCGCAAGCACCACAAGGTCGAGAAATTCGTGACGCCCGAGGAATTCAAGTCCTACGAGACGGTCGCCTACACGAAGGGCTTCCTGATGGTTTCCTCAAGTCCGCTGACACGCTCGTCGCATCACGCCGGCGATGATTTCGCACGGCTGAGGGCGGCACGCGAGAAGAAGCTCCTGGCCGAAGCGGAATAA